In the genome of Calditrichota bacterium, the window TTTGGCAGAAAAATTGGACCAATTGGCCCGGGAAAACGGTGCAACGATTTTGGGTACGGGTGTCAATCCCGGCTACGTATTGGACACACTGGTTTTGGTGGCCACAGGGGTATGCGAAGATGTCACCCGCGTACGGGCCGAACGTGTGGTGGATGCCTCTGAGCGGCGCTTGCCTCTTCAGAAAAAGGTGGGTGCCGGTATGACGCCGGAAGAATTTCAAAAATTGGTGGACGCCGGCAAATTAGGCCACATCGGCATGAAGGAATCCGTGGCGCTGGTGGCCAAAGGGCTCAACTGGGAGCTGTCCGACATTCAGGAAGAAATCGAACCGATGATTGCAGACGATACCTACACCACCCCGTTTCTCACGGTTCCGAAAGGCATGGTGGCTGGCATTCACAATGTGGGCCGCGGGTTCGTCAATGGGAACGAGTTGATTACACTGGATTTGAAGATGTACGTAGGCGCCAAAAATCCTCACGACGGCGTGATTCTGGAAAGTGTGCCCCCCATTCACCTGGAAATTACCAATGGAACCATGGGTGACATTGCCACGGTGGCCATGCTGCACAATATGGCACCGATTGTGGTGAATGCCGATCCCGGTCTCAAAACCATGATTGATCTGCCCATTCCGCGGGCGTTTTTGTAGAAGACATGAAAATCTGAGGCGCAGGATTTCTTCACATATTTCTGCGCCTCCGTTTTTTCTAATCCGAAGACTCTCCATGAAAAGCACCTCTTTCGAAAAACAGAAAATTCGTATCCAATTGATCGGTCTCTGGCAATTGCTGCGCCCTGTCAATGTCCTGATTGGTGCTCTGTCCATTGGTGTGGGAGCGGGTGTGTCCGGGAGCCTGTCGCCTGTTCGAGGGGTACTGCTGGCCTGTCTTTCCGGGGGGCTCATTACCGGGGCCGCCAATGCGGTGAACGATTATTTCGACGTGGCCATCGACCGCATCAACAAACCGGCCAGGCCGCTTCCTTCAGGGAAGGTCTCACCCGCCGTGGCGCTGGTCTGGTCACTTTTCCTCTTTGCTTTGGGAATCGCTCTTAGTTTTGGAGTGAATTCGCAGGCAGCGGCCATTGCGGTTCTGGCCTCGGTTTTGCTTTTTCTGTACAGCTGGCGGTTCAAGCGACTGCC includes:
- a CDS encoding dihydrodipicolinate reductase, which encodes MASQMLRVVQFGLGPIGQASARLAIKRPNMELVGAIDIDPEKVGKDVGELVGEKAIGVRISDDAKKVLAETKPDIVLHTTQSFIPVVFPQFETILSAGVNVVSSTEELLLPSLKHPDLAEKLDQLARENGATILGTGVNPGYVLDTLVLVATGVCEDVTRVRAERVVDASERRLPLQKKVGAGMTPEEFQKLVDAGKLGHIGMKESVALVAKGLNWELSDIQEEIEPMIADDTYTTPFLTVPKGMVAGIHNVGRGFVNGNELITLDLKMYVGAKNPHDGVILESVPPIHLEITNGTMGDIATVAMLHNMAPIVVNADPGLKTMIDLPIPRAFL